A DNA window from Janibacter sp. A1S7 contains the following coding sequences:
- the pknB gene encoding Stk1 family PASTA domain-containing Ser/Thr kinase has translation MTTASHPLVGELVDGRYRVLRHIADGGMATVLLATDTRLDRDVALKVMRPDLAADQTFVSRFRREARSAARLSHPNVVPVYDQGEDEGRVFLAMEYVEGRSARELIDAEGALTPRAALDLVESILMGLSVAHDAGYIHRDVKPENVLIADNGQVKVADFGLARAVTSQTATADDGVLYGTVAYLSPEQVERGIADARSDIYAAGLVLFELLTGTRAIEGESPIHIAFQHVHGGVPAPSERVAELPAPLDDLVALATHRDPDERPRDAGQYLESLHAVREELTPGQLDRRPSGAAAAATAGAATLAHPRPSRTRALAATTTADHTPGATAAVPVGTQREDPPSPRRRGRALLAALLVLLLLVGGAGYWYVTTGPGGSVLVPDVAGQTRDEASTTLAEHDLELTEQTAFSEEVAAGSAITSNPPPETELTKGEDVTVVFSKGPERYEVPELAGTTPEEAKAALAERNLALGDATKQWHESVAAGEIISTAPTAGTELKRDEQVAVVVSKGPEPITVPSVKGQSADAAASAIEAAGLAVARADDVYSTTVPEGSVVSQSPASGTLVRGETVTLTVSKGPEMVTVPQVKGLTEAQATQKLEAAGFSVKVDTFFGGILDEVTATRPSGGQSVTKGSTVTILVI, from the coding sequence GTGACCACGGCATCCCATCCCCTCGTCGGCGAGCTCGTCGACGGGCGGTACCGCGTGCTGCGCCACATCGCCGACGGCGGCATGGCCACCGTCCTCCTCGCCACCGACACCCGCCTGGATCGGGACGTCGCCCTGAAGGTCATGCGCCCCGACCTCGCCGCGGACCAGACATTCGTCTCCCGCTTCCGCCGCGAGGCACGCTCCGCCGCCCGGCTGAGCCACCCCAATGTCGTCCCGGTCTACGACCAGGGCGAGGACGAGGGTCGGGTCTTCCTCGCGATGGAGTACGTCGAGGGACGAAGCGCGCGTGAGCTGATCGATGCCGAGGGTGCCCTGACCCCCCGGGCCGCCCTCGACCTGGTGGAGTCGATCCTGATGGGCCTGTCCGTCGCCCACGACGCCGGCTACATCCACCGGGACGTCAAGCCCGAGAACGTCCTCATCGCGGACAACGGCCAGGTGAAGGTCGCCGACTTCGGCCTCGCCCGGGCCGTCACCTCGCAGACGGCGACCGCCGACGACGGGGTTCTCTACGGCACCGTCGCCTACCTCTCCCCGGAGCAGGTCGAACGCGGCATCGCCGACGCCCGCAGCGACATCTATGCCGCCGGGCTCGTCCTCTTCGAGCTGCTCACGGGGACCCGCGCCATCGAGGGGGAGTCCCCGATCCACATCGCCTTCCAGCACGTCCACGGCGGGGTCCCGGCACCGTCCGAGCGGGTCGCAGAGCTGCCCGCGCCGCTGGACGACCTCGTCGCCCTCGCCACGCACCGGGACCCGGACGAGCGGCCACGCGATGCCGGCCAGTACCTCGAGTCGCTCCATGCCGTCCGGGAGGAGCTGACCCCCGGGCAGCTCGACCGTCGCCCCTCGGGGGCAGCCGCCGCAGCCACGGCCGGCGCGGCGACCCTCGCCCACCCCCGACCGAGCCGCACGCGCGCCCTGGCCGCGACCACCACCGCCGACCACACTCCCGGCGCCACTGCCGCGGTGCCGGTCGGCACCCAGCGGGAGGACCCCCCTTCGCCCCGTCGTCGTGGTCGGGCTCTGCTCGCGGCGCTGCTCGTGCTGCTCCTGCTCGTCGGTGGCGCCGGCTACTGGTACGTCACGACGGGTCCCGGCGGGTCCGTCCTCGTGCCCGACGTCGCCGGCCAGACGCGTGACGAGGCGAGCACCACCCTGGCCGAGCACGACCTGGAGCTGACCGAGCAGACGGCCTTCAGCGAGGAGGTGGCCGCGGGCAGCGCCATCACCTCCAACCCTCCGCCCGAGACCGAGCTGACGAAGGGGGAGGACGTCACGGTCGTCTTCTCCAAGGGTCCGGAGCGCTACGAGGTCCCCGAGCTCGCGGGGACGACACCCGAGGAGGCGAAGGCCGCCCTCGCCGAGCGCAACCTCGCTCTCGGGGACGCCACGAAGCAGTGGCACGAGTCCGTGGCCGCGGGCGAGATCATCTCCACCGCGCCCACGGCCGGCACCGAGCTCAAGCGGGACGAGCAGGTCGCCGTCGTCGTCTCCAAGGGCCCCGAGCCGATCACGGTCCCCTCGGTCAAGGGCCAGAGCGCCGATGCCGCGGCCTCCGCGATCGAGGCGGCCGGCCTCGCGGTCGCGCGCGCGGACGACGTCTACTCCACGACCGTCCCCGAGGGCTCCGTCGTCAGCCAGTCCCCAGCCTCCGGCACCCTCGTCCGCGGTGAGACGGTCACGCTCACCGTGTCCAAGGGCCCGGAGATGGTCACCGTGCCCCAGGTCAAGGGCCTGACCGAGGCGCAGGCGACGCAGAAGCTCGAGGCCGCGGGCTTCTCGGTGAAGGTCGACACGTTCTTCGGTGGCATCCTCGATGAGGTCACGGCGACTCGTCCATCGGGCGGCCAGAGCGTCACCAAGGGATCGACCGTGACGATCCTCGTCATCTGA
- a CDS encoding LysM peptidoglycan-binding domain-containing protein — MVLPLFVPVPATPVAPALDLTVGSTETAISAEGSKQHTVRAGETAYGIAQRYGVSTSALLSRNDLHTNDFIHPGQKLTVPQRSDSNAATGRQRSSSSRSGSTRAYTVRSGDTLTGIAARHDMSLDRLRSLNNLGSGFIHPGQKLRVTGAPAKPAKRPTSRPASSAYTVRNGDTLSGIAARRGMSVVKLAKLNDISTSTHIHPGQKLRVTGSQNTSQTAATKQNSFAGRTYSDSIVSAADDNRATLAARSIPGRAETKAIITRVARQHGVDPSLALAVSYLESGWNQRKVSVANAVGVMQVIPSSGEWTSSLVGRDLDLLDPEDNITAGVVLLKVLTEQSSSTSDAIAGYYQGLASVEANGMYADTKGYVANVKALRTRM, encoded by the coding sequence ATGGTTCTGCCGCTCTTCGTCCCCGTCCCGGCCACCCCCGTCGCCCCGGCGCTCGACCTGACCGTCGGAAGCACCGAGACCGCCATCAGCGCCGAAGGATCCAAGCAGCACACCGTCCGCGCCGGCGAGACGGCCTACGGCATCGCCCAGCGCTACGGTGTCTCCACCAGCGCACTGCTCTCGCGCAACGACCTGCACACCAACGACTTCATCCACCCGGGTCAGAAGCTCACGGTCCCGCAGCGCTCCGACTCGAACGCAGCGACGGGGCGCCAGCGGTCGTCGTCCTCGCGCTCCGGGTCCACCCGGGCCTACACCGTGCGCAGCGGCGACACCCTGACCGGTATCGCCGCACGCCACGACATGAGCCTGGACCGGCTGCGTTCACTCAACAACCTCGGCAGCGGCTTCATCCACCCCGGCCAGAAGCTGCGCGTCACGGGTGCCCCGGCCAAGCCCGCCAAGCGACCGACCAGCCGCCCCGCGAGCTCGGCATACACGGTCCGCAACGGTGACACCCTCAGCGGCATCGCCGCACGCCGCGGCATGAGCGTGGTCAAGCTGGCCAAGCTCAACGACATCTCCACGAGCACGCACATCCACCCCGGCCAGAAGCTGCGGGTCACCGGGTCGCAGAACACCTCGCAGACGGCCGCGACCAAGCAGAACTCCTTCGCCGGACGCACCTACTCCGACTCGATCGTCTCCGCGGCCGACGACAACCGCGCGACCCTCGCCGCACGCTCGATTCCCGGCCGCGCCGAGACCAAGGCGATCATCACCCGCGTCGCCCGGCAGCACGGCGTCGACCCCTCGCTCGCCCTGGCCGTCTCCTACCTGGAGTCCGGGTGGAACCAGCGCAAGGTCTCCGTCGCCAACGCCGTCGGCGTGATGCAGGTCATCCCCTCCTCCGGTGAGTGGACCTCCTCCCTCGTCGGCCGTGACCTCGACCTCCTCGACCCGGAGGACAACATCACCGCCGGGGTCGTGCTGCTGAAGGTCCTCACCGAGCAGTCCTCGTCGACCTCCGATGCCATCGCCGGTTACTACCAGGGTCTCGCCTCGGTCGAGGCCAACGGCATGTACGCCGACACCAAGGGGTACGTGGCCAACGTCAAGGCGTTGCGCACGCGCATGTGA
- a CDS encoding Rv2175c family DNA-binding protein translates to MNDTPENASAAEPSGLCQPVWLTLPDIAEQLGVRITEVRRMIKDGELVAVRRGERNVLSVPEDFITAQGPLPQLRGTFTVLSDGGFTDEEIVEWMFTRDDRLVGGTPIGALRQGAKTEVRRRAMEEAL, encoded by the coding sequence GTGAACGACACGCCTGAGAATGCTTCCGCCGCCGAGCCGAGTGGGCTCTGCCAGCCCGTGTGGCTGACCCTCCCCGACATCGCCGAGCAGCTCGGCGTGCGCATCACCGAGGTGCGCCGGATGATCAAGGACGGTGAGCTCGTGGCCGTGCGCCGCGGGGAGCGCAATGTCCTGTCCGTGCCGGAGGACTTCATCACTGCGCAGGGACCGTTGCCGCAGCTGCGGGGAACCTTCACCGTGCTCTCCGACGGTGGCTTCACCGACGAGGAGATCGTCGAGTGGATGTTCACCCGCGACGACCGCCTGGTCGGCGGCACGCCGATCGGCGCCCTCCGCCAGGGCGCGAAGACCGAGGTGCGTCGCCGGGCCATGGAAGAGGCCCTCTAG
- a CDS encoding S-methyl-5'-thioadenosine phosphorylase, whose amino-acid sequence MTTASTSTPAVAVIGGSGFYEFIEGAREVDVSTPYGLPSAPVSVGQVAGRPIAFLPRHGRDHEFAPHTINYRANMWALRSLGVRQVLAPCAVGGLRPDVSPGDLVVPDQLVDRTQHRRQTYVDAGAAHVPFADPYCPHLSAALAAADPDVTTGATMVVVEGPRFSTRAESQHYAAQGWSLVNMTGHPEAVLARELRMCYSTLAVVTDTDAGVASGEGVTQADVFAAFARSIDRTKRLLTEVVATLAPSVRCGCASWAEGIELPFELP is encoded by the coding sequence ATGACGACAGCGAGTACCAGCACCCCCGCAGTCGCGGTGATCGGTGGGTCCGGCTTCTACGAGTTCATCGAGGGCGCGCGCGAGGTGGACGTGTCGACCCCCTACGGACTCCCGTCCGCCCCCGTGTCGGTCGGCCAGGTCGCCGGCCGCCCCATCGCCTTCCTGCCGAGGCACGGCAGGGACCACGAGTTCGCCCCGCACACCATCAACTACCGCGCCAACATGTGGGCGTTGCGCTCCCTCGGTGTGCGGCAGGTCCTGGCACCGTGCGCGGTCGGGGGGCTGCGTCCCGACGTCTCTCCGGGCGATCTCGTCGTCCCGGACCAGCTGGTCGACCGCACCCAGCACCGGCGGCAGACCTACGTCGACGCCGGCGCGGCACACGTCCCCTTCGCCGATCCCTACTGCCCCCACCTGTCTGCCGCGCTCGCTGCGGCCGACCCGGACGTCACCACCGGCGCGACCATGGTCGTGGTCGAGGGGCCGCGGTTCTCCACCCGGGCGGAGTCGCAGCACTACGCGGCGCAGGGATGGTCCCTGGTGAACATGACCGGGCACCCGGAGGCCGTGCTCGCCCGAGAGCTGCGCATGTGCTACTCGACGCTGGCCGTGGTCACCGACACCGACGCCGGGGTCGCCAGCGGGGAGGGTGTGACCCAGGCGGACGTGTTCGCCGCCTTCGCTCGCAGCATCGACCGGACGAAGCGGTTGCTCACCGAGGTGGTCGCCACGCTTGCGCCGTCCGTGCGGTGCGGGTGCGCCTCGTGGGCGGAGGGCATCGAGCTGCCCTTCGAGCTGCCATGA
- a CDS encoding NAD-dependent epimerase/dehydratase family protein — protein MRVLLTGAAGFVGTAIAARLREEGHEVVGVDAMIPQAHGSGSVSPSGVHRVDVRDPDSWRHLLEGVDAVCHQAAMVGAGTSVVDMPLYAGHNDLGTAVLLATMAAEGPNRLVLASSMVVYGEGRYTCAHHGSQSPVPRAVASLEEGDFDHECSVCGGRLEWALVEESAPPDPRSSYAASKVAQENFAAAWARQVSGSVVALRYHNVYGPGMPRDTPYSGVAAIFRSAVEAGRPPQVFEDGRQMRDFVHVDDVARANVLALEGVVAAPPHSVCAYNICSGIPIEVRQVAEYVSSGLGRTATPVITGEYRAGDVRHVVASPGKAAADLGFRARIPPSEGLARFATDPLR, from the coding sequence ATGAGGGTGTTGTTGACCGGTGCCGCCGGCTTCGTGGGCACGGCGATCGCGGCACGGCTGCGGGAGGAGGGCCACGAGGTGGTGGGCGTGGACGCGATGATTCCCCAGGCGCACGGGTCCGGCTCGGTGTCCCCCTCCGGTGTGCACCGGGTAGATGTCCGGGACCCCGACTCGTGGCGACACCTGCTCGAGGGCGTCGACGCAGTGTGCCACCAGGCGGCCATGGTCGGGGCGGGCACCTCCGTGGTCGACATGCCCCTGTACGCCGGCCACAACGACCTCGGGACCGCGGTCCTGCTCGCGACGATGGCCGCCGAGGGCCCGAACCGGCTGGTCCTCGCCTCGTCGATGGTGGTCTACGGCGAGGGGAGGTACACCTGCGCGCACCACGGGAGCCAGAGCCCGGTGCCGCGGGCCGTCGCGTCACTCGAGGAGGGCGACTTCGATCACGAGTGCTCCGTGTGCGGTGGACGCCTCGAGTGGGCGCTGGTCGAGGAGTCGGCGCCCCCGGACCCGCGAAGCAGCTATGCCGCGAGCAAGGTGGCCCAGGAGAACTTCGCCGCGGCCTGGGCACGACAGGTCTCCGGGAGTGTGGTCGCCCTGCGCTACCACAACGTCTACGGGCCGGGGATGCCGCGGGACACGCCGTACTCCGGCGTGGCGGCGATCTTTCGCTCCGCGGTGGAGGCAGGCCGCCCGCCGCAGGTCTTCGAGGACGGCAGGCAGATGCGTGACTTCGTCCACGTCGACGACGTGGCCCGGGCCAATGTGCTGGCGCTCGAGGGCGTCGTGGCAGCCCCGCCGCACTCCGTCTGTGCCTACAACATCTGCTCGGGAATCCCGATCGAGGTCCGGCAGGTCGCCGAGTACGTCTCCTCGGGCTTGGGCAGGACGGCGACGCCGGTCATCACGGGGGAGTACCGCGCCGGCGACGTGCGGCACGTCGTCGCCTCGCCCGGGAAGGCAGCCGCCGACCTCGGGTTCCGGGCCAGAATCCCCCCTTCTGAGGGCCTCGCGCGGTTCGCGACGGACCCCCTTCGCTGA
- a CDS encoding glycosyltransferase family 2 protein has protein sequence MTARSDLILPSRNEAAALPAVLASVPEMFDVIVVDNGSSDDTAAVAARLGAVVVDEPRAGYGAAVHAGVLAATHDVVAVMDADGTIRAAELIGFVERVESGDVDMAVGRRRPMARGVWPWHARAGNALLARWLRHRTGVPVRDLAPVRVCRREQLLSLDVRDRRFGYPVELLVKAQRARWRIEERDIGYHPRAAGTSSKVSGSLTGTVRALRDFAAVLR, from the coding sequence GTGACCGCGCGTAGCGACCTGATCCTTCCCAGCCGCAACGAGGCAGCTGCCCTCCCGGCGGTGCTGGCGAGCGTGCCGGAGATGTTCGACGTGATCGTCGTCGACAACGGCTCGAGCGACGACACCGCCGCTGTCGCCGCGCGGCTCGGCGCCGTGGTTGTCGACGAGCCCCGGGCGGGTTACGGGGCCGCGGTCCACGCCGGTGTGCTGGCAGCGACCCACGACGTCGTTGCGGTGATGGACGCCGACGGGACGATCCGGGCGGCGGAGCTCATCGGATTCGTCGAGCGGGTCGAGTCGGGTGACGTCGACATGGCCGTCGGACGGCGGCGGCCGATGGCTCGCGGGGTCTGGCCCTGGCATGCGAGGGCAGGCAACGCTCTGCTCGCCCGGTGGCTGCGGCATCGCACAGGAGTGCCGGTCCGCGACCTCGCCCCGGTGCGCGTGTGCCGCCGGGAGCAGCTGTTGTCCTTGGACGTGCGCGACCGCCGGTTCGGGTATCCCGTGGAGCTGCTGGTCAAGGCACAGCGCGCACGGTGGAGGATCGAGGAGCGCGACATCGGGTACCACCCCCGCGCGGCGGGGACGAGTTCGAAGGTGTCCGGCTCCCTCACCGGCACGGTGCGCGCGCTACGTGACTTCGCCGCGGTACTGAGATGA
- a CDS encoding TIGR04282 family arsenosugar biosynthesis glycosyltransferase encodes MTSALVVAKAPVPGLVKTRLAATVGDRAAAELAAAALLDTIEACSGAFGARRCSLALVGDLTVAQEGKLLLSRLEGWTVFRQEGRRFADRLEHAHRTAFARTAGPVIQVGMDTPQATAEDLRALVTGMQGHDALLAPAEDGGWWALGVDDPSLLRGLGDVPMSTPGTDGSTRRLLRANGALVAVGSRLCDVDDAVDAARVAAEAPWTRFARCWAHTSREEVTP; translated from the coding sequence ATGACGAGCGCGCTGGTCGTCGCCAAGGCCCCCGTCCCGGGGCTGGTCAAGACCCGTCTGGCCGCGACGGTCGGCGACCGAGCGGCAGCAGAGCTCGCCGCGGCAGCACTGCTTGACACGATCGAGGCGTGCTCGGGCGCGTTCGGGGCGCGGCGGTGCTCGTTGGCCCTGGTCGGAGACCTCACCGTGGCCCAGGAGGGGAAACTGCTGCTCTCCCGGCTCGAGGGGTGGACGGTCTTTCGTCAGGAGGGGCGACGCTTCGCCGACCGGCTCGAGCACGCACACCGGACCGCGTTTGCGCGCACCGCAGGACCCGTCATCCAGGTCGGGATGGACACGCCGCAGGCCACAGCCGAGGATCTGCGTGCGCTGGTGACCGGGATGCAGGGCCATGACGCTCTCCTCGCACCGGCCGAGGACGGAGGGTGGTGGGCTCTCGGCGTGGACGATCCCAGCCTGCTCCGCGGACTGGGTGACGTGCCGATGTCGACCCCGGGCACGGATGGCTCCACGCGGCGCCTCCTGCGGGCCAACGGCGCGCTCGTCGCGGTCGGCTCCCGGCTCTGCGACGTCGATGACGCAGTGGACGCGGCGCGCGTTGCCGCCGAGGCGCCGTGGACCCGGTTCGCCCGCTGCTGGGCACACACGAGCCGGGAGGAGGTGACCCCATGA
- a CDS encoding class I SAM-dependent methyltransferase, which produces MSPCSETTAHRPVAELFAATLQGEPSVVHGLGEQGSVVPVSRWAEDADASDEALLSQCVGPTLDVGCGPGRMTQALALRGACVLGLDLMREAVAQTRARGASAIQRDVFLGVPGEGRWGSVLLADGNIGIGGDPVRLLCRVADLLAVGGRVVLDLAPPGHGLDRRVLRLEVGDRLSEPFAWGVLAPEALPHVAAVAGLEVMEVRCEGSRWIALLQRGGLRP; this is translated from the coding sequence ATGAGCCCGTGCAGCGAGACGACGGCCCACCGACCGGTGGCAGAGCTGTTCGCCGCAACCTTGCAGGGCGAGCCGTCCGTGGTCCACGGACTGGGCGAGCAAGGATCGGTGGTACCCGTGAGCCGGTGGGCGGAGGACGCCGATGCCAGTGACGAGGCACTGCTGTCGCAGTGCGTCGGCCCGACCCTGGATGTCGGGTGCGGCCCCGGACGGATGACCCAGGCCCTGGCCCTGCGGGGAGCCTGCGTGCTCGGACTGGATCTGATGCGGGAGGCGGTGGCGCAGACGCGGGCGCGCGGTGCCAGCGCCATCCAGCGCGACGTGTTTCTCGGCGTTCCCGGTGAAGGCCGCTGGGGGAGCGTGCTGCTCGCCGACGGGAACATCGGGATCGGCGGTGACCCCGTACGACTGCTGTGTCGTGTCGCCGACCTGCTCGCCGTCGGCGGCCGGGTCGTCCTCGACCTTGCACCCCCCGGCCACGGGCTCGATCGTCGCGTGCTTCGGCTCGAGGTGGGCGACCGCCTCTCGGAGCCCTTCGCCTGGGGTGTCCTCGCGCCGGAGGCGCTCCCACATGTCGCGGCCGTCGCCGGTCTCGAGGTCATGGAGGTCCGGTGCGAGGGGTCGCGGTGGATCGCGCTGCTGCAGCGAGGGGGGCTGCGGCCATGA
- a CDS encoding molybdopterin-dependent oxidoreductase: MTPPRVAVPAPEAFSRLRHPAVASRVGVWLGACFAVAFLTGIVSHYVQSQPTWLTLPTRPIWLYRVSQGLHVAAGTAAIPLLLVKLWSVYHNLFAAVPWRSARSLVLHLLERASIAVLVAAAIFEVVTGAINITHWYPWEFSFRATHYAVAWIAIGALIVHIAVKLPTISQALSSPIDETDPEADPTDPGASAPSADQRAGLSRRGLVRTALVAAGAAVVATVGSTIPLLREVSVFGVRSGEGPQGVPVNTTAEDAGVVTAARDPDYRLTVVHGARSVSLRREDLVSLPQHTVDLPIACVEGWSATGTWSGVRMRDLLDLVQAPPSARIHVVSLQESGAFNDTEMPGEFTQDPLTLLALFLSGEPLDLDHGYPARLIAPARPGVLQTKWVHRIEVLR; encoded by the coding sequence ATGACCCCACCGCGGGTGGCAGTGCCGGCTCCGGAGGCGTTCTCCCGGCTGCGTCATCCTGCTGTGGCCAGCCGGGTGGGCGTGTGGTTGGGGGCCTGTTTCGCGGTCGCCTTCCTCACCGGCATCGTCAGCCACTACGTCCAGAGCCAGCCGACCTGGCTCACCCTCCCGACCCGCCCGATCTGGTTGTACCGGGTGAGCCAGGGCCTGCACGTGGCCGCGGGGACCGCGGCCATTCCCCTGCTGCTGGTCAAACTGTGGAGCGTCTACCACAACCTCTTCGCCGCGGTGCCGTGGCGCAGCGCCCGGTCGTTGGTCCTGCACCTGCTGGAGCGGGCCTCCATCGCCGTGTTGGTGGCCGCGGCGATCTTCGAGGTGGTCACGGGCGCGATCAACATCACCCACTGGTATCCGTGGGAGTTCAGCTTCCGGGCGACCCACTACGCCGTGGCCTGGATCGCCATCGGGGCCCTGATCGTCCACATCGCGGTGAAGCTGCCGACGATCAGCCAGGCACTGTCGTCACCGATCGACGAGACCGACCCGGAGGCCGACCCGACCGACCCCGGGGCGAGTGCCCCGTCGGCGGACCAGCGGGCGGGCCTGAGCCGTCGTGGCCTGGTGCGCACGGCGCTGGTCGCGGCAGGTGCGGCTGTGGTGGCCACGGTGGGCAGCACCATCCCGCTGCTGCGGGAGGTGTCCGTGTTCGGTGTTCGCTCAGGCGAAGGCCCACAAGGGGTTCCGGTGAACACGACCGCCGAGGACGCCGGGGTGGTGACGGCGGCCCGCGACCCCGACTATCGACTGACGGTGGTCCACGGCGCCCGCAGCGTCTCCCTGCGCCGGGAGGACCTCGTGTCGCTGCCGCAGCACACGGTGGACCTGCCGATTGCCTGCGTGGAGGGCTGGAGCGCGACCGGGACGTGGAGCGGGGTGCGGATGCGTGACCTGCTGGACCTGGTGCAGGCTCCGCCGTCGGCGCGGATCCACGTCGTCTCCCTGCAGGAATCGGGTGCGTTCAATGACACCGAGATGCCCGGCGAGTTCACGCAGGACCCGTTGACGCTGCTCGCCCTCTTCCTGTCCGGTGAACCGTTGGACCTGGACCATGGCTACCCGGCCCGACTGATCGCTCCGGCCCGTCCCGGGGTCCTGCAGACCAAGTGGGTCCACCGGATCGAGGTGCTGCGCTGA
- a CDS encoding response regulator transcription factor has protein sequence MADILVVDDDATVREVVVSYLRAGGHRAREAGEGEVALSMLRDDPADLVVLDVMLPGIDGLEVCRRLRQRDDVPIVMLTALGSESDRVVGLTLGADDYVTKPFSPRELVLRVDSVLRRAGEQLEPVVEILRDGDLVIDAAQHVATRAGERLALTVREFDLVRFLVRNPGVAFTREQLLAQVWGWSFGDQSTVTVHVRRLREKVEPDPRRPVRLVTVWGVGYRWEAS, from the coding sequence GTGGCAGACATCCTCGTCGTTGACGACGACGCCACGGTGCGTGAGGTGGTGGTGTCCTACCTGCGGGCCGGAGGGCACCGGGCGCGAGAGGCGGGTGAGGGTGAGGTGGCCCTCAGCATGCTCCGGGACGATCCGGCAGATCTGGTCGTGCTGGACGTCATGCTCCCCGGCATCGACGGTCTGGAGGTGTGTCGTCGCCTGCGACAGCGTGACGACGTGCCGATCGTGATGCTCACGGCGCTGGGGTCCGAGTCCGACCGGGTGGTGGGCCTGACGCTGGGGGCCGACGACTACGTGACCAAACCCTTCAGCCCGCGGGAGCTCGTGCTGCGGGTTGACTCCGTGCTGCGCCGGGCCGGTGAGCAGCTGGAGCCGGTCGTGGAGATCCTGCGTGACGGCGATCTGGTCATCGATGCGGCCCAGCACGTGGCGACCCGGGCCGGCGAGCGGCTCGCGCTCACGGTACGCGAGTTCGACCTGGTGCGCTTCCTGGTGCGCAATCCCGGGGTGGCGTTCACGCGTGAGCAACTCCTCGCCCAGGTGTGGGGCTGGTCCTTCGGTGACCAGTCGACCGTGACGGTGCACGTGCGTCGGCTCCGCGAGAAGGTCGAACCGGACCCCCGGCGCCCTGTGCGCCTGGTGACGGTCTGGGGCGTCGGGTACCGGTGGGAGGCATCATGA
- a CDS encoding sensor histidine kinase: MSDHVLIIAISLGCSAGVCVLGAGLVWVLRRRSLRWGIAVVALVAVGSFVAALMGTAQAMFLSAHDLQVAVWVSVVAGTVSVAFALVVGQLAVRWSRILRDAARDFGTQSSFPAGDRGPAEFDELAAELRRTSDRLNEAQARERRLETSRRELVAWVSHDLRTPLAGLRAMTEALEDEMVADPAAYYTQMRSEVHRMTRMVDDLFELSRIHSGTLQLSLQEVSLGDLVSETVAGASAVARAQGVRLGGRARDEALVTADPAELSRALSNLVINAVRHTPVDGQVVVRVRADEGTAEVSIDDECGGIPVEDLARVFDVAWRGNHARTPTADSGAGLGLAIVQGIVEAHRGTVSVTNLSHGCRFLVRLPV; the protein is encoded by the coding sequence ATGAGCGACCACGTGCTGATCATCGCGATCTCGCTCGGCTGCTCGGCGGGGGTGTGCGTCCTCGGAGCGGGTCTGGTGTGGGTGCTGCGCCGTCGCTCGCTGCGATGGGGGATAGCCGTCGTGGCACTGGTCGCCGTGGGCTCCTTCGTGGCCGCCCTGATGGGGACGGCTCAGGCGATGTTCCTCTCCGCCCACGACCTGCAGGTGGCGGTCTGGGTGTCCGTGGTCGCAGGGACGGTGTCGGTGGCCTTCGCGTTGGTCGTGGGCCAGCTCGCGGTCCGGTGGTCGCGGATCCTGCGGGACGCGGCGCGGGACTTCGGCACGCAGAGTTCATTTCCTGCCGGGGACCGGGGGCCGGCGGAGTTCGACGAGCTCGCCGCGGAGCTGCGGCGGACCAGCGACCGACTCAACGAGGCACAGGCCCGGGAGCGACGTCTGGAGACATCGCGTCGTGAGCTGGTGGCGTGGGTCTCCCACGATCTGCGGACGCCGCTGGCCGGTCTGCGCGCGATGACCGAGGCGCTGGAGGATGAGATGGTGGCCGATCCGGCCGCGTACTACACCCAGATGCGCTCGGAAGTGCATCGGATGACCCGGATGGTCGACGACCTCTTCGAGCTGTCCCGGATCCACTCCGGAACCCTGCAGCTGTCGCTTCAGGAGGTCTCGCTCGGCGATCTGGTGAGCGAGACGGTGGCCGGGGCCTCGGCAGTGGCCCGGGCGCAAGGGGTCCGCCTGGGTGGCCGTGCCCGGGACGAGGCACTGGTGACCGCGGATCCGGCGGAGCTGTCCCGCGCCCTGTCGAACCTCGTGATCAACGCTGTCCGGCACACCCCGGTCGACGGGCAGGTGGTGGTTCGGGTGCGCGCGGACGAGGGCACGGCCGAGGTGTCCATCGACGACGAGTGCGGAGGGATCCCGGTCGAGGACCTGGCTCGCGTCTTCGATGTCGCATGGCGGGGCAACCACGCCCGGACTCCGACGGCCGACAGCGGCGCCGGGCTGGGTCTGGCCATCGTGCAGGGGATCGTGGAGGCGCACCGGGGCACCGTGAGCGTGACGAATCTCAGCCACGGGTGCCGGTTCCTGGTGCGGCTGCCGGTGTGA